Proteins found in one Panicum hallii strain FIL2 chromosome 4, PHallii_v3.1, whole genome shotgun sequence genomic segment:
- the LOC112889760 gene encoding uncharacterized protein LOC112889760, which yields MDRQSAMQSGGAGAGCGAAVHEWFYASGGRQAPEQAAVVDGAFLMDLLEDAPGADQAPEDVDRLSCVIRSLEAEIGGGGWAAPPADGGSTVEHVPAGDVGCEGLEECMLSDDFYSAPGPCVAEAPFEYCWTEVPPAAGHDMGGWYVDGDGLVAGYEFREQCYYGYNDSPHVEHVYSPLWE from the coding sequence ATGGATCGGCAAAGTGCGATGCAGAGCGGTGGTGCCGGTGCCGGCTGCGGTGCTGCCGTGCACGAGTGGTTCTACGCCAGCGGCGGCCGTCAGGCGCCGGAGCAGGCGGCCGTCGTCGACGGGGCGTTCCTCATGGACCTGCTGGAGGACGCGCCGGGCGCGGACCAGGCGCCGGAGGACGTCGACCGGCTGAGCTGCGTCATCCGGTCCCTGGAGGCCgagatcggcggcggcggctgggcggcgccgccggcagACGGCGGGAGCACGGTGGAGCACGTGCCGGCGGGCGACGTCGGTTGCGAGGGCCTGGAGGAGTGCATGCTCTCAGACGACTTCTACAGCGCCCCCGGCCCTTGTGTGGCCGAGGCGCCGTTCGAGTACTGCTGGACGGAGGTGCCGCCGGCGGCCGGGCATGACATGGGCGGCTGGTACGTCGACGGCGACGGCCTCGTGGCGGGGTACGAGTTCAGGGAGCAGTGCTATTACGGCTACAATGACAGCCCACACGTTGAGCATGTGTACAGCCCCTTGTGGGAATGA